The Gemmatimonadota bacterium sequence AACTGGTGGCCGGAGGTGTCGAGAACGGTGAGTTCCGGGACGTGGATCCGAAGATCGCGGTGTTCGCGATCCTGGGGGCCATCAACTGGATCGCGCGCTGGTACGACCCCGCAGGCGGAATCGACGGCACCGAGTTGGGCGATCAGTTCGCGGATCTGCTCATAGGGGGGCTGGTGGAGTGACATGAGGGCGGTACGATTGCTGGCGCCTTCGGCGCCGCTGGAAGTCTTGGATGTCGAGCAGCCCACGGCGGGCGCCGACGAGGTCATCGTGCGCGTCGCCGGGTGCGGCGTCTGTCACACCGACATCGGCTTCTGGAGGGACGGAGTACCCACCCGGCACCCCCTCCCCATCACGCTCGGCCACGAGATCTCCGGAGTGGTGGTCGACGCCGGAAGCGACTTCACCCACCTGCTCGATCGCGAGGTCATCGTGCCTTCGGTGATCCCTTGCGGCGCGTGCGACCTCTGCCTGTCCGGACGCGGCAACGTGTGCCTGTCCCAACTGATGCCGGGCAACGACATGGACGGCGGCTTCGCCGACTACATCAAGGTGCCCGGCCGCGGCATCTGCACGGTGGACGACAGGGGAGAGCTGGAGCTCGCCGAGCTGTCCGTCGTCGCGGACGCCGTGACTACCCCCTATCAGGCGGTGGTGCGGAGCGGTCTTCGGCCAGGGGACATGGCGATCGTGGTGGGCGTGGGAGGCGTCGGCGCGCACTGCGTGCAGATCGCCGCCGCGCTCGGCGCGCGTGTCGTCGCCATCGACGTCGAACCCGTCCGTCTCGAGCGCATCGCCTCCTTTGGAGCGTCGCTCTGCGTCGACTCCAGCCAGGCGGCGTTCAAGGAGCTCCGGAGTCAGGTCCGCGATGCCGCGAGCAGGTGGGGCTGTCCGGCGCACGGCTGGAAGATCTTCGAGTGCTCCGGGCATCCCGCCGGCCAGGAGACCGCGTTCGGGCTGTTGAACCACGCGGCGACGCTCATGCTCGTGGGCTTCACTCTGGAGAAGGTGAACGTCCGCCTGAGCAATCTCATGGCGTTCGACGCGACCGCGCAGGGCACGTGGGGCTGCAAGCCCGAATTGTATCCCGCGGCGCTGGAGCTGGTGACCAGCGGGAAGATCGCGCTGCGCCCCTTCATCCAGACCTTTCCGCTGGCCGACGGGCCATCGGTGATCCGCAAGGTGGCGGATCACGAGATCGGCCGCCGCGCGATCCTCACACCGGACGGAGCCGGCTGATGCCGACTCAAGGAGAGAGCATGCAGCAGTTGAAGAGTCACACGCTGGTTCCCGAGCGAGAGTTCTCGGAGATCCTGTACGAGCTCCGCCCGGCGCTCGACCCCTCGGGCGCCCCGGTCGAGGGCCTGCACAACGCCTGGATAAGCCTCGACAACGCGGCTCAATACAACAGCTACACGACCGCAGCGGTGAAGGAGCTGATCCTCGCCTTCCGGCAGGCCTCGATGGATCGGAGCGTGGTCGCCGTGGTCTTTACCGCGGTGGGGGACAAGGCGTTCTGCACGGGGGGCAATACCAAGGAGTACGCCGAGTATTACGCCGGCAACCCGCAGGAATACAAGCAGTACATGCGCCTGTTCAACGACATGATCGACGGCATTCTCCGGTGCGACAAGCCCGTGGTGAACAGGGTGAACGGCATGCGGGTCGCCGGCGGTCAGGAGATCGGCATGGCGTGCGATTTCACCATCGCCGCCGACACCGCCCGTTTCGGCCAGGCCGGCCCGAAACACGGTTCCGCACCCGACGGAGGATCGACCGACTTCCTGCCGCTCTACGTGGGCTTCTCGAGGGCGATGGAAAGCGGCGTTTTGTGCGAAATGTGGAGCGCACACAAGGCGCTCTTCTACGGCTTGATCAACGAGGTCGTCCCGGTCCTCAAGCTCGGCGACGACTGGATTCCCAACCCCCTCGTCGTGACGGACCGCTTCCTGGGGCCGTTCGGAGCCCTCGACTTCGGTGATTTCAGGACCGGAGACGAGCTGGTCGCCGCCAAGGCGATCATGGCCGACGCCGCAACCGACCATAGCCTTCTGGACCGGGCCGTGGAGGCGCTGTGCACGAAGGTCCTGATGCTGATGCCGGACTGCACGTCGAAGACGGTCAACAGCCTGCGCAAGCACAAGCAGAAGCACTGGGATTTGAACGCGATCACCAATCGCGAGTGGTTGGGTCTGAACATGATGACCGAAGGGAAGGCCGGCTTCCGCGCGTTCAACGAGGGACCCAAGGGCCGCCGAGAGGTCGACTTCATCGAACTTCGGCAGCGTCTAGCCCGGGGGCATCCGTGGGACGATGAGCTCATCCGGGCTATCTCGCCGCAGTTCGACGGCTGATCGGCGGGTAAGGGAGACGGCGCGCATGGACATGGGCCTCGAAGGCAAGGTGGCGCTGGTCACCGGAGCCGCCCGCGGGATCGGCGCGGAGATCGCGCGCGCCTTCGCCCTCGAGGGGTGCGATCTGTGCCTCGTCGACCTCGATGAGGAAGGGATCGAGAGGGTCGCTGGGGAGATACGCGCCGAAGGTCGCTCCGCGCTCGCCGTTCGGTGCGACGTGCGGAACGTCGAGGAAGCGACGCGCGCCGTGGAGCAAGCCGTCGAACAGCTCGGAGAGCTCCACGTCCTCGTGTGCAACGCTGGCATCACCAGCGACGCCGTGGTGTGGAAGATGTCGGAGCGGGCGTGGGACGACGTCGTGGACGTCAACCTCAAGGGCTGCTTCACGATGGTTCGCGCCGCCGTCCCGCGGCTACGGGAGCGGCGGTGGGGACGCATCGTGGCCGTGGCCTCCATCAACGGGCTCCGAGGGAAGGCGGGACAGGCGAACTACGCGGCCTCGAAGGCGGGGCTCATCGGGCTCATCAAGTCATCGGCCCGCGAGTTGGGAGGGTTCGGAGTCACGGCGAACGTGGTCGCCCCGGGCATGGTCATGACCGAAATGACGCGTCGACTCCCGGAGAGCTTCGTAACCCGGGCGCTCGACGACGCCGCGCTGGACCGACTCGCGAGCCCCCGGGACGTCGCCGACGCGGTGGTCTTCCTGTGCTCCGAGCGCGCCCGGAGCGTCACGGGCGAAGTCCTGCGCGTAGACAGCGGCCAGTACATATGACGGCGCGCCGAGAGCGGCGGGGAGTAGACGAATAATGCCGATCGACGTGAAGACCCACGAAGGGATCGCCCACGTCGTCCTGAGCGATCCCCCGCTCAACATCCTGACGCGGGCTCTCCTCTCGGACCTGCGCCGCGCCCTGACCGAGCTGTCCGCGGATGGCACGCTCCGGGTCCTGCTGCTGCGGGCCGAGGGAAAGCACTTCTCCTCGGGGGCATCCGTCGAGGAGCATCTCCCCGGGACCGTCGAGCGGATGATCCCTGAGTTCATGCAGACGATCGGGGCCGTGCGAGACTTCCCCGTGCCGACGATTTGCGCGGTGCAGGGGCGGTGCCTGGGCGGCGCGCTGGAGTTGGCGCTCGCCGCCGACTTGGTCATCGCCGCGGACAACGCCTCGTTCGGCGTGCCGGAGATCAGCCTGGGCGTGATCCCTCCCGCGGCGTGCGTTCAGCTCCCGCGCATGGTCCCGCCCGGCGTCGCGGCCGAGCTGGTCTTCACGGGGAGACCGATCGACGCGCGTTCCGCCGTGGCGGTAGGGCTGGTGACGCACGTGGTGGAGGTGGATTCGCTGCACGACGCGGCGATGCGCCTGGCCCATGCCATTTCTGCGCACAGCGCCGCAGCGCTCCGCAGCGCGAAGGAAGCGCTGAGGGCCGGCGCGGAGGCGGTCGACAGAACGATGACCGAAGCGTCCCGGATCTACCTCGAGGACCTGATGCGCACGACTGACGCCGCCGAAGGCCTGCTGTCGTTCATGGAGAAACGCCAACCTCACTGGACCCATTCATGACCTCCGAACCGATCGTCCCGGAGCTTTCCACCGAGTCGCTGGAGGAGCTGCTGTGGAGCGCGCGTGAGCTGCTCGAAGACGACTCCTTCCCCACCGTGAGCCGTTGGCGAGAGGCTGGAGGCAAGGTCGTTGGACACTTCCAGGTCTACTTCCCGGAAGAGATCGCCCACGCCGCCGGCGCCCTTCCCTTCCGCATGCGCGGGGCGCCGGTCGAGCCACTCCAATCCGACTCCCGCTTCGGGTCGTACCTCTGCTCGATCCTCAAGACCTCTCTGGAGATCGCCCTCACGGGACGCGTGGAGCTCGACCTGTTCGTCACCCATCCGATCTGCGACGCCGCCCGCAACATGGCCGGCATCTTCGGTCGCAACTTCGACTACCCGTGCCAGATCCTGTACCTGCCGCAGAACACGGCCTCGGCCCACACGGTCACGTACCTGCGCGGCGAGTACGCGCGCCTGCAGCGCGTGGTGGAGGAGGCCACCGGCACCGCGGTGTCTGATGAAGCGCTGCGTTCCTCGATCGGCGTCTACAACCGGAATCGTGCGCTGCTGAGGGATCTGTACGCCGTCAAGCGAGACACCCCCTGGCAGATCTCCGCGGACGAAGCGTACGCGCTCATGGCGCTGGGCGGCGTGATGAGGCGCGAGGACCACAACGCCGTACTCGAGACGGCGCTGCCGCTGATCCGGGCGCGGGATGCGCCTCGACCCGACCGCATTCGCGTCGTCTACGAGGGCGGCTTCTGCGAGCAGCCGCCGCTCGACCTCATCCGCGCGGTGGCGCGCTCGTGCTACGTGGTGGACGATGATCTGCTGATCGGCATGCGCTGGATCCTCAGCGATATCCCGACCACCGGCGACCTGCTGGCGAACATGGCCGAGGCGTACATCGAGGACTCCTCGTACTCGCCGGTGCAGCACGACGACCGGAAGAAGAAGGAGGACATGCTCCTGGAGCGCATCCGCGCCGCCGGGGCAGAAGCGGCCATCGTGACGGCGGCCAAGATGTGCGAGCCCGGACTCGAGGAGCAGGTCGCCTATACGCGGAGCCTGGACGAGGCCCGGGTCCCGTACTTCGTGAGCGAATTCGAGGAGAACATGACGAGCTTCGACCACCTGGAGATCCAGCTGGAGACGTTCGTCGAGAACCTGATGTTCGACTGAGGAGCGGGAGATGTCACAAGCGACGACCAGCCTGGTGGGCCGAGGCAACGCGGACGGTGCCCGTCTCTTCAAGGAATGGTTCACGGAACTCGGCCAGGCGGCCGAGGAAGGACGGGGCGGAGCGTACGTGTTCGTGATGGGGAGTCTGGTCGAACTGCTTCGCTGTTTCGATCTGCCCGTGGTCTTTCCCGAGATCAACTCCCTGCAGACCGCGGTCCGCCACGAAGCGCACGAGTACCTGAACGAAGCGGAGGACTACGGCTACTCGCCCGATATCTGCGGTTACGTGAAAGCCGACGTCGCCACGCAACTCCGAGGGGGGCGCCTGCCGATGGGCCGCATCCCGCCGCCCGGAATCGCGGTCTACACCAACGCGTGCAACACGTACATCAAGTGGGCCGAGATCTGGGAGCGGATGTACGACTGCCCCATCGTCACGATCGACGTCCCCGGCAGCCGGGCGGCGGGCCTACGCCCCGGGCGAGGAGACCCGGACTTCGAGAACGATCTGGGTTACGTCCTCGGCCAACTCCGGGAACTCATCCCGGTCCTCGAGAAGGTGAGCGGAAAGGCGTTCGATATCGACCGGCTCCGCGAGACCCTCGGGCACGCCAACACCATGGCTCGGGGGTGGCAACGGGTGCTGGAGCTGAACAAGTCGACGCCTTCCCTGTTCAACGCGCTCACGGACGGAACGATCTATCTCGGAGTATCGAACTGCCTTCGTGGGACCGCCGACGGGGCCGCGTATTTCGACGACCTCGTCGAGGAGATGGAGTTCAAGAGTGACAACGGCATCGGCACGCTCACCGAGGAGCTCTACCGACTCCTGTTCGTCGGCGTGCCGTGCTATCCGATCTTCCGCCGCTTCGGCGAGCTGTTCAGCGAATGGGGCGGCACGTTCGTAAATTCGACCTACCTGTGGTTCGCCTCCGGCGGCGCGAACGAGGGGTATCAGTACGACGTCGATCGGCCCGTGGAGAGCCTGGCCGAGGGGCTTCTTCTGGGGACCCGGGCCGCCATGGACAGCATGTTCTTCCAGACCGAGCCGCTGCTCGAGATGTTCGACAGCTATCAGGCCGACGGCGTGGTCTACCACCCCATCAAGAGCTGCCGGACGGTCTCGACGGGCCTGGCGGACAACCGCCGCGAGGTCATGTCACGCGGCGACGTCCCTTCCCTCTTCATCGAGTCCGACATGATGGATCGTCGCGTGGTCTCCGAGGCTCAGCTGAAGAACCGGATCGACGCGTTCTTCGAGGGTCTCGCGTCCCGCCGCATCAAGGCCGCCACCACCACCGCCCAGTAGTGTGCCGTAACAGAAGTGTCGGTGGCATTCAGCGCGCGCTGCATCCCGCGAGCGCATCGTTGCCGCTCCTCACCGTAGCTATGGCTACGCTTCGTCGCGCCGCCTTGCTTCGCGGGCGCTTCGCGCGCTTCGGTACACACCCAACTTCCGTTACGGCACACTAGGGGAGCCCGCATGGCATACGCAGCCGGAGTGGACGTGGGGTCCACGCAGACCAAGGCGGTCATCGTCGATGAGACCGGCGTCATCGTGGCGCGGGCGCTGACCGAGACGGGCGCCAACGTCATCCAGGCGGCGCAGACCGCGTTCGAGGAGGCTCTGGCAAAGGGTGGACTCGAGGAACGCGAGGTGGAGTACGTGATCGGCACCGGATACGGGCGCTACAAGGTGACCTTCGGAAACGCCCAGGTGACGGAGATAAGCTGCCACGGTCGCGGAGCCGTACACATGTTTCCCCGGACCCGCACGGTCGTGGACATGGGCGGACAGGACACGAAGGCGATACGGGTCGCCGAAGATGGCGAGATCCTCGACTTCTGCATGAACGACAAGTGCGCCGCCGGCACGGGACGCTTTCTGGGAGCCGCCTCGAGCGCGCTGGAGATTCCGCTCGACGAGCTCGGGCCCACCGCCCTCAGAGGCGAGCGGCCCGTAAAGATCAGCACGACGTGCACCGTCTTCGCGGAGTCGGAGGTGCTGTCCTGGCTCGGGAAAGGCAAGAAGATCCAGGACATTCTTCTCGGCGTGCACCAATCGATCGCCGCGCGCTCGGCGGGTCTCCTGCGCAGGGTTGGCGTCGAGGATGAGGTCACGTTCACCGGAGGTGTCGCCCGGAACAGCGCCATGGTGGAGACCCTGGAGCAGCGTCTCGGACTCTCCCTCAACGTCAGCGACGAGTCGCACTACATGGGCGCGCTAGGCGCAGGCCTGTTCGCCCTGGATCGCATCCTGGCCAGCCGACAACCCACGGAAGCGGAGGCGGCGGCGTCATGAGATACACGGCTGGAGTCGACCTGGGCTCGACCTATACCAAGGCGGTCGTCCTGGACGCGGACTACCGCATCGTGGGCAAGGCCATGCGTCCCACCGGCTTCCGACTCGGCGAGGTGGGGCGCGAGGCCCTGGACGAGGCGCTGGGTGCCGCGGGACTCGCGCGGCACGAGGTGGGCTACACGGTGACCACGGGCTTCGGCAGGCACCAGATGGCGGAGGCCGACACCCACGTGACCGACCTCACCGCGGCCGCCCGCGGCGCCACGCTCCTGTACCCGGGCACCGCGACCGTGCTGGACGTGGGCGGTCAGACGATGAAGGCGACGCGCGTCGGGACCGACGGCAAGGTCAAGTCGTTCAGGCTCAACGACAAGTGCGCCGCCGGGACCGGGGCTTTCCTGGAAAAGACGGCCCGTTACATGGGTTTCGAGACGGAGGAGATCGGCCCCCTGGTCTCCACCTCGAAGACCCCCGTACCGATCTCGGGCGTGTGCGCCGTCTTCGCCGAGTCGGAAGTGATCAACCAGCTCTCACAGGGCGCCGCCCCCGCCGACATCATGCACGGCGCGGTCGTCTCGCTCGTGGGTCGGTCGGTACAGCTCATGAAGCGGGTGAGGATGGAACCGGAGTACACGCTCATCGGAGGCATCCTCCGCTTCCAACGCATGGCCGACGTGATCCGCGCCGAGCTGGACTCGGAGGTGAACGTCCCGCACGGAGACCTGGTCCAATTCACGTCGGCTCTGGGCGCCGCCTACCTGGCCCACCTCCGGGTTGCCCGGCTGGAATCGTCCGAAGCCACCACCCGCTCATGAACAGAAGCGAGCGTCGATCCCTGCCCGTCCTCGGGGCGCCTCACTCCCGCCGGTCGTCCGATGCCGCGACCGGCAGCGACTCCTGGCTGGCGGGGGTGCAGCCCGATCCGGAGCGGCTTCGGGCGGGATGGGAGCACCGCTTCGTGGCCGACGCAGAACGAGCCAGGGAGATGGTCCAGCTCTACCTCGAGTTGGGCTTCGAGGTGGCCGCCGACCCCGTTCGCCTGGACGCCGCCGAAGGCGGGTGCACCGCCTGTTTCGAGGAGAGCGACCAAGGCTATCGATCCATCTACACGCGGCGCGCGTCGGAACGCGCCGCCGACCTCCGCCCGGAAGGATGAGCGCGTGATGGAGAAACACCCGACCCAGGTACTGCGCGACGAGCATCAGTGGATCCTGGCCGTGGCGGACGTCCTCTCCTCGCTCCTGGACGACCCCGCCGACCGCCTGGACTACGACCGGATCGGCGAGTGCATCGACTTCATGCGACTCTTCGCCGACGCGTGTCATCACGGGAAAGAGGAAGATCACCTCTTCACCGCGCTAGTCGAGCAGGGGATGCCCAGAGAGCAGGGGCCGATCGCCGTGATGTTGCACGAACACCGACTCGGCCGCGAGCGCGTGTCCGACATGGCCAGCGCCATGCCTGGCGCCCGCGCCGGCGACTCGAACGATCGGCGGCGTCTGCTTCAGGCTGGTCGAGGATACGTCGAGCTGATCCGCAACCACATCCTCAAGGAAGACAACGTGCTCTTCGAGATGGCGGATGAGGTCATCACCGGTCCGGCGTGCGCACGACTGTGCGCGGCCTACGACGGCACCTGCGATCACACGTTCGAGGGCCGTACCAAGGAGCAGCTCGAGGCCCTGGGACGGTCGCTGTTCTCGTCGCCTTGATCAGCGCCGCACGGAAATCCGGCGCGTGGTCATTCCGAAGTTGGCGGTGCGGGCGTCGGTGGCGATCACCTGCAGCTCGAAATCGCCAGCCTCCTGCGCGGAGATCTCGGCCGCATAAAGGCTTCTCTCCCCGCTGAAGCTCAGCGGCCATTCCCCGATTACATCCGAGCCTCGAACCAGGCGAGCGCTGATCTCGTAGCCATCGGAATCCCAGGTGCCGCCCGGCTCGGTGGGGCAGCCGCAGAGCATGGTGACGCTGGCGCGCACGTGGAAGGGGACGCCTACCTGCACCGAATCCTGCGTGGGTTCCTGCAGCTCCACGGTGAAGCCGTTGAGCACCAGTATCACGCCCTCCCCGACCACGTGCCGCCCAGGGACGACCAGCAGCGTCTTGGTCGTCGTATGCTGCGTTTCGGCGCCCAGCGGACCGGTACCGCGGATCTCGACGAGCGTGGGGCGGGCGAGGCTGAGCTCGGCCAGGAATCCGGCCGCGCCTTCGGTGTCGAAGACTGACTCCCCGCGTCCCCGCGGGCCCATTATCTTCGCCGTGTTGCCGGTAGACCCTTGTTGGACTCCCTCGGCCAGAAGCGCCCCGGTTTCGGCATCCCGTATCGAGATCGACGCGCCCCCCACGCCCGTACCGATGATCTTCGCGTCGTTCGCGACCACTCGCACCAGTACCTGCGTCGGTTCCTGAGCAGCGAGCGTTCCGGCGACCATCGAACAGGCCGCAAGGCACAGCGCGCAGGCCACAAGACGTGCCGTCTTCATGAAAGCGCTCCGGGTCAGCGAATCAGCGCGAGCGGAAGTAGGACCACGTAGCCCAGAACCAGCAGCAGTGGCGCCGCGACGGTCGAGCCGCCGTTGAGCAGGACGTACCCCAGCACGATGGCGAGAACTCCCGCCCCCATTAGTACCCAGTTCACTCGGGAAAAGCTGAGCGAGTCCGCTCTGGATCGATTCGATTTTCTTGCCATGGCGGCGGAAATCTAACCGCGCCCACCGGCCGGTCAACGGTCCGGAGGCGTTTCCGGGCGAGAAGCGGGCGCGTCGTCCTCCGGGTGCGTGCCGCCATCCGGTCCCGGGCGGATCTCCTCCCCCAGCCAGTAGGCCGGACGGTCGGGCGGCTCCACCAGCGCCTCCCGCCGCTCCGCAGTGCGACGCCGCCGCAGCCCGTACATGGCGATCAGGATGAGTGCCGCAAAGGCCCAGAACACGGTGGCGTGGGACAGCGCGGTGGCCCAACCGTAGCGTGCCTTGACGGAGCGCTGCCAGTCGTGCTCGAGCTGGCCGAGGGTGCGGCCGTAGGTGGCGCGCAGAGCCGCGTCCAGCGACCCCATGTCGCGCCAGCGGCGCAGAAAGCGGGTCAGGCCCTCCTCCCCGCCCTGCTCCAGCAGGTAGCCGACCGCGCTTACGGACAGCAGGTATGCCACCTCCGCCTCCACCGAGCGCGCGGGCCAGGCGAACGAGATGGAGTCCAACGGCGGCGTCCGGTTCAGCGCGAAGGCAAGCCTGAGCCGCCATTCCGCGCCGGTGCTCCACTCGCCGGCTACCCAGCGCGCGTACCCCTCGTCGAACCAGCGCGGCACCCGTGCGGGCGCGACGGCGTCGCGCAGCGCGATGTGGGCGAGCTCGTGGCGGAGGGTCCGGAGCAGGGCCTGCGGGTCTCGATTGCGGCGGCCGAACGCCGGCAGCACGACCGTGCGCGTCGCGGGAAACGCGAACCCCGCCCCCCACTCGGGCAGTCCGCCGCCCGACAGCCGGGTCAGCTCGTCCTCCGACCCCGCTACCTCCACGGTAACGGGCGCGCGGTCCACCACCAGCGGCGAGTCGATCGGCAGGCTCGGGAATGGCGCCATGTCGCGCGCGGCATCCTCCAGAAAGCGGAGGAGCTCGTCCGCCACTCCGTGTCCGCGCATCTCCACCGCGGGGACCGGGCGCTGGGCCAGCGCCGGCGCTGCCACCGTGGTGCTCAGCGCGCACATGGCAGCGCAGCTCAGCGCGATCCGGCTCAGGCTCCGGGCGCGGGGCGACAGGAACACTCTTATTCGACTCAGCGTGTCCCCGTCTCTCCCTGCAGAACGCCGCGCTGGTGGGGCTCGAGCAGGGCGCTGGCGCGCAGCACCAGGAGGGGCGCCGCTCCGCCGTCGCTCACCACGCCCGACACGAGCGCCGCGCTCCGGCCGCTGAAGAGCGCTGGCAGGGGCGCCCAGCGACTCCGCTGGATGGCCTCCACCGCGACGACCTCGTCAACAACCCAGCCCACCCGCTGGTCCTCCTCCCCCAGTATCAGGACGCGGCGG is a genomic window containing:
- the had gene encoding 6-hydroxycyclohex-1-ene-1-carbonyl-CoA dehydrogenase → MRAVRLLAPSAPLEVLDVEQPTAGADEVIVRVAGCGVCHTDIGFWRDGVPTRHPLPITLGHEISGVVVDAGSDFTHLLDREVIVPSVIPCGACDLCLSGRGNVCLSQLMPGNDMDGGFADYIKVPGRGICTVDDRGELELAELSVVADAVTTPYQAVVRSGLRPGDMAIVVGVGGVGAHCVQIAAALGARVVAIDVEPVRLERIASFGASLCVDSSQAAFKELRSQVRDAASRWGCPAHGWKIFECSGHPAGQETAFGLLNHAATLMLVGFTLEKVNVRLSNLMAFDATAQGTWGCKPELYPAALELVTSGKIALRPFIQTFPLADGPSVIRKVADHEIGRRAILTPDGAG
- the oah gene encoding 6-oxocyclohex-1-ene-1-carbonyl-CoA hydratase; protein product: MQQLKSHTLVPEREFSEILYELRPALDPSGAPVEGLHNAWISLDNAAQYNSYTTAAVKELILAFRQASMDRSVVAVVFTAVGDKAFCTGGNTKEYAEYYAGNPQEYKQYMRLFNDMIDGILRCDKPVVNRVNGMRVAGGQEIGMACDFTIAADTARFGQAGPKHGSAPDGGSTDFLPLYVGFSRAMESGVLCEMWSAHKALFYGLINEVVPVLKLGDDWIPNPLVVTDRFLGPFGALDFGDFRTGDELVAAKAIMADAATDHSLLDRAVEALCTKVLMLMPDCTSKTVNSLRKHKQKHWDLNAITNREWLGLNMMTEGKAGFRAFNEGPKGRREVDFIELRQRLARGHPWDDELIRAISPQFDG
- a CDS encoding SDR family NAD(P)-dependent oxidoreductase; amino-acid sequence: MDMGLEGKVALVTGAARGIGAEIARAFALEGCDLCLVDLDEEGIERVAGEIRAEGRSALAVRCDVRNVEEATRAVEQAVEQLGELHVLVCNAGITSDAVVWKMSERAWDDVVDVNLKGCFTMVRAAVPRLRERRWGRIVAVASINGLRGKAGQANYAASKAGLIGLIKSSARELGGFGVTANVVAPGMVMTEMTRRLPESFVTRALDDAALDRLASPRDVADAVVFLCSERARSVTGEVLRVDSGQYI
- a CDS encoding enoyl-CoA hydratase/isomerase family protein; the encoded protein is MPIDVKTHEGIAHVVLSDPPLNILTRALLSDLRRALTELSADGTLRVLLLRAEGKHFSSGASVEEHLPGTVERMIPEFMQTIGAVRDFPVPTICAVQGRCLGGALELALAADLVIAADNASFGVPEISLGVIPPAACVQLPRMVPPGVAAELVFTGRPIDARSAVAVGLVTHVVEVDSLHDAAMRLAHAISAHSAAALRSAKEALRAGAEAVDRTMTEASRIYLEDLMRTTDAAEGLLSFMEKRQPHWTHS
- a CDS encoding 2-hydroxyacyl-CoA dehydratase, with translation MTSEPIVPELSTESLEELLWSARELLEDDSFPTVSRWREAGGKVVGHFQVYFPEEIAHAAGALPFRMRGAPVEPLQSDSRFGSYLCSILKTSLEIALTGRVELDLFVTHPICDAARNMAGIFGRNFDYPCQILYLPQNTASAHTVTYLRGEYARLQRVVEEATGTAVSDEALRSSIGVYNRNRALLRDLYAVKRDTPWQISADEAYALMALGGVMRREDHNAVLETALPLIRARDAPRPDRIRVVYEGGFCEQPPLDLIRAVARSCYVVDDDLLIGMRWILSDIPTTGDLLANMAEAYIEDSSYSPVQHDDRKKKEDMLLERIRAAGAEAAIVTAAKMCEPGLEEQVAYTRSLDEARVPYFVSEFEENMTSFDHLEIQLETFVENLMFD
- a CDS encoding 2-hydroxyacyl-CoA dehydratase family protein translates to MSQATTSLVGRGNADGARLFKEWFTELGQAAEEGRGGAYVFVMGSLVELLRCFDLPVVFPEINSLQTAVRHEAHEYLNEAEDYGYSPDICGYVKADVATQLRGGRLPMGRIPPPGIAVYTNACNTYIKWAEIWERMYDCPIVTIDVPGSRAAGLRPGRGDPDFENDLGYVLGQLRELIPVLEKVSGKAFDIDRLRETLGHANTMARGWQRVLELNKSTPSLFNALTDGTIYLGVSNCLRGTADGAAYFDDLVEEMEFKSDNGIGTLTEELYRLLFVGVPCYPIFRRFGELFSEWGGTFVNSTYLWFASGGANEGYQYDVDRPVESLAEGLLLGTRAAMDSMFFQTEPLLEMFDSYQADGVVYHPIKSCRTVSTGLADNRREVMSRGDVPSLFIESDMMDRRVVSEAQLKNRIDAFFEGLASRRIKAATTTAQ
- a CDS encoding acyl-CoA dehydratase activase, which codes for MAYAAGVDVGSTQTKAVIVDETGVIVARALTETGANVIQAAQTAFEEALAKGGLEEREVEYVIGTGYGRYKVTFGNAQVTEISCHGRGAVHMFPRTRTVVDMGGQDTKAIRVAEDGEILDFCMNDKCAAGTGRFLGAASSALEIPLDELGPTALRGERPVKISTTCTVFAESEVLSWLGKGKKIQDILLGVHQSIAARSAGLLRRVGVEDEVTFTGGVARNSAMVETLEQRLGLSLNVSDESHYMGALGAGLFALDRILASRQPTEAEAAAS
- a CDS encoding acyl-CoA dehydratase activase → MRYTAGVDLGSTYTKAVVLDADYRIVGKAMRPTGFRLGEVGREALDEALGAAGLARHEVGYTVTTGFGRHQMAEADTHVTDLTAAARGATLLYPGTATVLDVGGQTMKATRVGTDGKVKSFRLNDKCAAGTGAFLEKTARYMGFETEEIGPLVSTSKTPVPISGVCAVFAESEVINQLSQGAAPADIMHGAVVSLVGRSVQLMKRVRMEPEYTLIGGILRFQRMADVIRAELDSEVNVPHGDLVQFTSALGAAYLAHLRVARLESSEATTRS
- a CDS encoding hemerythrin domain-containing protein gives rise to the protein MEKHPTQVLRDEHQWILAVADVLSSLLDDPADRLDYDRIGECIDFMRLFADACHHGKEEDHLFTALVEQGMPREQGPIAVMLHEHRLGRERVSDMASAMPGARAGDSNDRRRLLQAGRGYVELIRNHILKEDNVLFEMADEVITGPACARLCAAYDGTCDHTFEGRTKEQLEALGRSLFSSP